ACACTTGTTGTAATTACTCGAGCAAGTCTCGGTTCAATGGCTGCGGTGATGTTTATATGAATGAGCTTTGTGTTTATATAATCACACCAAATGCTCAACTTGATGGGTGGACTGGATGCAGTATTGCAGGATTCGGAAAATGCTGGATTGAGAATCATAGAATAACAATAAAAGGTGGTGGAAAGCTGGGGATCTTagctggcatttttaattaacacaaaaagtaaataaaaactcATTGATTTCTTAGAAGATTCAAATATAAGAATCTTAGTGTAATATAGTgtaaatttactttaaaacCTGATTGAATAACTCTATCAACTTGTTAACTTATTAATATATTGTAGTAAACATCTCAAAGTATTCTATAAGTAGACAGAAAATCCATTGATTTTTGTATGTCCAcaaaataacttaataaatattacacaCTAATATGGTTTAAGTAAGAATAATGTAAAGTCAAAAGGTACCAACTTTACTTCTATAACAATGAATCCCCCACCAAACTGAACTCCCGAGATTTCTCCAAAAAACTACCCAATCAATCTGAACTATATATAACTATAATCCCCAATGGTATATAGAAGCCAGACGACACCTTCCCAGGAGCACATAAAACCCCCATACTTAATTATGATTTACTTGCAACTGGGGGCAAGTCGAGGTATGCAAAGAAATGCTGCATGCTGCGCAGAAGGTCGGAGAATGCATAATACATAGGCCACACCCATTTCGCAGGAGAAGTCAACTTGTGGCCTATGCTAATGCaggaaaatgtgtaaatgCAGGAAAATGTGAGACTGCAGGAGAGGGAGAACACAATGAAGTCCCAGGATATTCTGATCAGAATGCACGGCGACAAAGGATACGTTCCacaacacacgcacacactgaAACTCGGCTAACGGTGCAGGGGTTGATAGCTGGGGAAACTGAAAATGAgcgagagagagcggagaggAAGTGAGGAAAACTACGGCTGCAAATCATAAAGCatatcacacacacacacacacactagcaaCCAGcggagagagtgagagagagggcagcgagtgcgagcgagaggttGCATGCACATAGCAGAGAATGCAGCAAAATACGATTCCTCAATTCAGTTTCTAAGTTGCATTCGACCGAAGAAGTTGAAGCTAGACGGTCCGGTTTCCTTGCTCGTGACAATTATTGAAATCGAACAGAACAGATCGGGAAAATAGGAAACCGTAGACTCTCTTCGTCGTGAATGTTTAAGTGACCAactgaatatttaaatttgaaaaacattatttaaatataaaactgCTAAAATGATGGTgctacagcaacaacaacaacagcgtcTCTGGgatgcaacaacaacgagcaacacaaatacacaaacACAGCAATCGGCGAATGTGGAAAGCACGCCAACAAAAGTTTGCCATCAGGAAAATGCAGCGACACACACATGTGAGTTTTTCAGGGTTGCCATCCTACAACCAGCCATGGAAGCTTTTCGAGAAGTGTGGCTAGAGTTGTCAAATGCAAACGGATTTGGGCTTTGTGAATatgatttgaatatttaaataggaaacatatttcagtttttaagGATCGATCATTTTCCAAAAACggatttaaatattaaaattttaagaaattcGGATTAATTTATTGATCCAACTCAGTTTAAAGTTTTATTGACTCTTCAAAATAAAACATAGCCACAAACAACTTACCGAATGAAAACCAAGTCGTAACCTGATTTATTGTACCCCGTACCTGTTacaaaaacttttcactttctcGGGCAATAAATTTGGTCAGAAAGAGCCTAAGGACGAAACCAGTTCAGAACACACAAAGGTCACCGATTATCATTACACGCCCACACATTATCCCAGGTCCAGATCAGATGGAATACCATATAGAAGAGGCACACACAATTTCCCTATCAGATGAACGATTTCATGGCGTTTTGCAACAGATTTGATGCGATGTCCTGCTGCTGACGGTGTCCTTTTTGGGCAGCTGCTGCCCTTGAGTGTCCCACTGTGCGAGCGTGTGATCGTAGTTTTTAGATTTCTtgtgtttgcatttgcatcCTGGCAGTGTCCTTTTTACCTGTGTCCGAGACGTTGTCTTTTTTCCATAAGGGTATTTTGCATGAAAACAAAGGAGAAAGGAAACGCTGTTTTTTTTCTCCATATTCCTGGCATTTCCTTCGTTTTTTAGGGAGAAAACTATTTTCCAGCCTAGGACGTGCATAGGTAATTTGCATGGAACAAAGGAAAGAAACCAAATTAGCCACAAAAGGcaaattttctgtaattaCATTTAAGCCGAAGGTGTGTGGATATAAAAAGGGCGAGCAATTCCAGCATGCAGATCATGTGCACATCTAAAATCCCAAAGATCCTTTGACTAATGCCACTTGTTATCCTCCCAACAAGTGAGGTGTGAGGTCAACCACCGCCTCCAACTAAGCCGACCCCAATCCCATCGGGCCAAACCATTACCCAACCACAAGGACAACGCCATGCCAATGTCCAATGGTAAtctgtatatttatattgtcCTGCACTGGACATTATGCACAAGGATTCCCCAAGTCAGAGCGTCCTCACACAATATATTGTCGTAAAAATATGTTACTTTTTTTTCCTACTGCCCGTTGTCCTTCTCGGGCCAGGATTCTACTTTGCTTACGCCCCGAGGGAGCTATAAATTTAATATCTActttgcaaaacaaaaaaccaaatggcacaaaaaaaaagagctgAGGGAGGATGAGAAAGGACGGTGGGAAATGGATAAAAGATGGTGAGGATTTGGTCCCAAGTCTTTGGAAAGGGAGCTAGTCATTTAAATCAAAAACGCAAAGTTGTAGAATACTATAACTATAGCTATTTAAGATTCCGTGGCAATACTGGCAGTGCCTCTTGCttaaactataaaaaaaattgcgtgAAAACTACTTTGAGCACAATGCCAACCATTTGCACTCGGAAATTGActcttaaaaattttacacCAGCGAGCACTCAGCTGAGAGCTGGAAACATTTTTGCATGTTATATACGCCATAAGAAATGTGTTATGTCCGAACTCCTAATGGACATTTTACGAGCCAGACATGAAAGGAAAACACCCTGACAACAGGACACCATCCCCACTTCTGGTTTAAGAACTGCTCGTCCTGTTCATATCTGTGTAGAATGACGAGTACgtgtcatttgcatttgaattttcTACTGTTaagtattattaaaaattaaaaacatatttcatttttctcaTTGCAGTTATGCGGCACATGTCGAACTCACCAACACCGCCCTCGCCACTGCGTTCGCTATCAGGTAAATAAATGTGCATATAATATGGCTAATCCTTGGCCAGCATTCAGCCGTCATGTCCTTTTTATCCTGCTGCCGACTCGTGGCGGAACGTGGCTACTTTGTGGCTAAATTGATTACTCACACGACAGACaatttttatagttttcagttttcctctttttttgcAATATGCAATCAGCCACGCACCCCCTTTTCCGCATCCCCTATACATCCACATTGGGCTCGATTTCAGGGTTTGGCCTAGGTAGTAACTCAGAAGTGCGGCCAAGGACTGGCGGGTTCCCGGTTCCTGGTCATTGGTAATAAGGCATTAGGTTAGGGCACCTATAATATTTATAGGTGCTGTTGGGCAACCAGCACGTGACTGAAGTGTGACCGAGGATGGGCCAGAAGCCTTTGGGTTTGCAATAAGAAAGTATAGGGTTTCTTcattgaaaaatgtgaaaaataataGAGGCAACacatataaaaacaaacttaaaaactTAAGAAGCCCAAAAATAACATAACATCCTGTGGTGTTTGAAAATTCCATTGCGAGTATTAAAACTACTTTATCTAAAAATCGTAAgattaatttattatacattTCAATAGTTTTTGGTCctaacatttaaaataattggtaTAAACACGAATTCATTACGTGCCTTTgtataaattattcaaacatTAACGTCTTTTCAACCATTTCCAtggaatgccacccgaaatcTGCTCTACCACACCCACCAAAAACTCCCCTGAGAAAACAACCCCCGCATGGCAACAAGCTTAAGCCAGAGATCATCCTTGTGAGACCCCTATATGCTCTTTTGACCTCCACCTCCAACTCCCCCGTTGACCCTAACACGACCCTCTTCTGTTcgcaaacaaacagaaataacaatttgtcaaaatgtaaatttctGCATTGGCGCATTTAAATGATGGGCCGAGCAATTATGTAAGTACCCCGAAACCGAGGCCAACCACCCCTAACGAAGTGCAACTAATCTATGCAAAAACATGCATGGAAATCCACCCCATTTGAATAAATGCGGCACGCATTAACAGGGTTGCCAATGCCATCCGATAGTAGTTGACAATTAAACttgcatttttattggtttacACAAATTAGGCGAGTCAATCGAGCCAAGAGTGCTCCTAGCCCATCTCACACCCCTCCCCGCGTATCATTATGCATATTCAAATGTTGTCAAAATAAACGGAAGGGGgaaacccttttttttcaaataaaggGTTGCTCAAGCGCTAAAAAACTCAAGTGCCGTAACATTAGCAtggcacacacaaaaaaaggCAAACTGTTGATCCGGCTCAACCCTGTTTAACATATCATTTGAATAGCGCCGAGGTGTGAAGTCAATTGAGGGGGTAACCCTGAGCGAAGGGTTACCCTTGCCacctcatttttttttaaagtagCACTTGTTGAGCGATCTCCCCTCGTTCTGGTTATTCAAATTGAAAGGATTTTGGTTGCGTGAAGTTAATTGAGGGGTAATTCGGAAGAGGAAGCGCGAAAAGGATATTACAATCAGCAGCTCTGATTGGGTGCTCTATACTTTTTTGTACTCCAAAAAAACTTTGTTCAGAGGGCGTTTCAAGGGCGTTTTTGTGGCATGCAAACAAGTTTAAATGAGTCGATGGGCGTGACGAGTTCTTAATGAAGGGTTAAGTAAACTTAATGAAACTGCTAAGGGCTTAGCTTAGTTCAACGAAAGTGGTTATGAGTAAATAGGGAACTTAATAAATCGATTTAAAGGGCACCGAATATTTTGtaacaaattttaacatttaatattGAAATGAAAGTGGTTTTACTCGTATTTAGATAAACAGCTTGAGATATTCAAGGATAATTGGATTGCCAAACTCTGCCCCTCAATCACATCATTCAGTGCACTTTTCCAATTTTTGATTGTATCTTTCCGATAAATCGAAACGCACTTCACATTCCCTTTTATGTGATATAGGGAAAATCAACCCCTAAAAACTGCATGCAAAAGGAGTACCCAGAATTTGGAGTTTTCGAATAGAGGCAACACTTCATTTGTCAGTGGAAACATTCACACATTGCCATTGTGGCTGAACGACGAACTTGCATTCACCATGCAGTCCTCATCAGCAGGATAACACATCTGCTCCGGGGACAGACAAAGCGGCATCACCTGGTATTGGGTTTCGAAAAAATCGAGTTTCGATGCTCGTGGATCGCTCGCTGCAGGCGCATTCCACTTACAAAGGATCACAACAGTGTTTCTTTGCCTTGATTTGAACTTGCTCCCGAGGCTTCTTGACTTTACTCCtttctttcattttctttttttttttttttgaagccAAACAATGCAACTTGGAACCCTTTTTTCTAGCTGGTCCAAATCTCCACCCAATGGCAAGTTGCATTCGGTTCTAATCCGCAACTCGTGCAACTCGAAATTGTaacgaattttaaatttgcaacTGCGCTGCCAGAAGGAGGGTTGAAAAATCATTCCGAAAAGGGTGACAATTTTTGACTACGCCTAACCCTTGGATGATTTTCATTTCTGACTGGTTCCAATAGATTTTCAATGGCTAATTTTATTGCGGCGTATTCAACTTTCGCCGTTCTACATAAAGGGAGTCATAAAAACAGCTGCCCAcatgcaatttattttgcaaagtTCAAACGCCCGCAttcgatatatgtatgttttccttttgaaatatttcctAATCCGCCGAATCGAGTTTAACATGGGGTTGAATCCGCTTAAAACTAtcaattctcttttttttcgaaatcGGTTTAACATTTTTTACAGTTTAGACAAATGTTCGAAAGTTGATTTTTAATGGAGGATCGAAATAGcgaaaggtttttttttgttggctatAAATATGAAGGAGAagcttttatttgatttgaaccGATCAAAAGATCTTTGATCATATTTCTCCAGTCGGAAGTTTAATACTCATTATTATATTTCCCATCAAaatcaataattttctttcacAAAATTATGAAATCTGAGCTCCTTTCGTTGCTCCACTGCGCATTTATCGGAGACAAAGGAAGCATCCTGTTTGACTTCGCCGTGGCCTCTGATGTATGGctatttttcaattattatgCATGGTTGGGTTTTCAACGAGGATGTTGGGGTTTGTCGAAGTTTAATGGGGGAGTGGAGGCCACAAAGGAGAACCCTTCCGCTTGAACGTCTATCGTAGCTAACCGCAGGACGCAGACATTGGACAGGATAACTGGGAAAGGATGGGCATTCGATTGGAAGATTGAATAAAATTTGACTTAAAAAGGCTGAGGAGAAAATGTTCACAATAATACGATGAGTGGATACACTTTGTAAATGAATAGAAAAGACTTAAAATGAGATCGCGAGATATAGCATATATTAATTTCTTAAAATCTCTCagttatatttataatttatttttgtagccAGCTAGAcagtttatttttcatttcaaactTCCTTAAAAACTCATGTAACCCCTGAAATACCCTTTAAAATAGCTGcagaaatattgaaaaacttgCAGAGTCCTTTggttaaaatcaaattatgcTACGCGTGCGTTGACCAGTCCGGCTACTTGAACTTCATTGAgttggaaaattgaaaagcaaaCTACCCACAATCATCTactataaaaaaatatcctttTTCCCTACTTACAGACTGCGGAAAGAGCTTCGAGGAGGAGGAACTGGAGCTGGGCGAGAACTGCGAGATGCCACAGAATCTGAGCAGCAAGCGCCAGGCCAGGGAACTAGACTCTGAGCTGGAAAACGAGGTCCTGGATCTGGCACCGCCACCGAAGAGATTGGCCGAGGAGCAAGAGGAGGAAAAGGTGGCCAGTGTCAATCCACCACAGCCCGTGGCATTTGCACCGGAGGAAATGCATCAGGCTCTGCAACTGCAGTTGCACAGCTACATCGAAATGGTTCGCCAATTGGCGCCGGAGGCGTTTCCCAATCCCAACCTGGCCACGCAGTTCCTGCTGCAGAACTCACTGCAAGCCTTAGCGCAGTTTCAGGCCCTGCAACAGatgaagcagcagcaaagggAGGATCCTCTGCCCAGTTACTCCACCCCCTTGGCCAAATCACCACTGAGAAGTCCATCCCTGAGTCCGGTGCCCCGGCACAGCAAATCCCAGCAGCGAACTCCGCCAAACTCGATGACTGCCAATTCTCTGGGAATGAGTAGTGCCGTGATGACTCCAAATACGCCCAgcatgcagcagcagccgcaactgCAGCAGAGCACTCCCAAGCCCACGAGTGGACTAACTGTGGCATCTGCCATGGCCAAGCTGGAACAATCGCCGGAAGAGACCACCGATCTGGAGGAACTGGAACAGTTCGCCAAGACCTTCAAACAGCGGCGAATCAAGCTGGGCTTCACCCAGGGCGATGTGGGTCTGGCCATGGGCAAACTGTATGGCAATGACTTCTCGCAGACCACCATTTCCCGCTTCGAAGCCCTCAATCTGAGCTTCAAGAACATGTGCAAGCTGAAGCCGCTGCTCCAGAAATGGCTGGAGGATGCGGACAGCACGGTGGCCAAGTCGGGCGGTGGAGTGTTCAACATCAACACGATGACCAGCACGCTGAGCAGCACACCGGAAAGCATCCTGGGACGCAGACGCAAGAAGCGCACCTCCATCGAGACCACGGTGCGCACCACGCTGGAGAAGGCCTTCCTGATGAACTGCAAGCCCACGTCGGAGGAGATTAGCCAGCTGTCCGAGCGCTTGAACATGGACAAGGAGGTGATCCGGGTGTGGTTCTGCAATCGCCGTCAGAAGGAGAAGCGCATCAATCCCTCGCTGGATCTGGACAGTCCCACGGGCACTCCGCTGAGCAGTCATGCCTTTGGGTATCCACCGCAGGCTCTGAACATGTCCCACATGCAAATGGAGGGCGGTTCGGGTTCCTTCTGCGGCAGTTCCATCAGTTCAGGGGAATAGGAGAAGCGGGTTCAGCATGGAAATCCATCCATCCAATCTTGTACATAGTCAGCTTATGCTCCAAATTCTTCCACAACATTCCACATGCCAGACTCTCCATATCAAATGCAAACAATGCCATGGATGTATTTAGTAAACTAGGTGATAGCCAGTCGTATCAGAAAATCCATTACGAATTTATGAGTACATATAGCTCCAGTACACTATACTACCTATTCGTATCTGTATGCATATAGAGTTCCTAGTTCTAACTATTCCCCAAATGCCATACGTGTGTATCTGTTGTGCCCCATATCCCCCATATCCATTATGCCACAAATCAGTCCTCTAGTTGTATTTACTGTACTGTGTATTGACCTaaatgtgtatgtatatgtataccGATGTTGTTGTACGATGTCCAATTGT
The sequence above is a segment of the Drosophila melanogaster chromosome 2L genome. Coding sequences within it:
- the pdm2 gene encoding POU domain protein 2, isoform C — encoded protein: MPLLLATTLANNSHHQHLSTTATETAAAAATAKAAATAAAAATATMLLTSPTAATHCLAAATSAAGVNVQITGQGVSATLNDDQLQLPANYAANVGHLNGFNPKDNCPPVPPTSERAFEGLLRLPQIQVKQEFMESPPERPSCHPMNHQQAPANSALATSCRGKTILNPWYLRPADGIGYHNYNSNNNNSGSGEINKDVSQQMTSACGGSDGQTCLPVSYFGMETLASVKQRQKSLPDFLIPLHEIMFQQQHHYQQRTMGTLINSLPPGLVGYPPQKTETFKSLTPPKALQHHQNNQNHQIPQNHTGDHSFVRHFHERDRLIREHQLKHQQLRDVEEVLQEQEQDEEQEHETLRKPHVVPSELEHNHHWHGVVCDANGHATRLLHIAPPRAGPTPLPTHQQPPVGEVLPPNSTSFSTIVDPPKEPSIYEQPAPNGRHCRPANKVMRHMSNSPTPPSPLRSLSDCGKSFEEEELELGENCEMPQNLSSKRQARELDSELENEVLDLAPPPKRLAEEQEEEKVASVNPPQPVAFAPEEMHQALQLQLHSYIEMVRQLAPEAFPNPNLATQFLLQNSLQALAQFQALQQMKQQQREDPLPSYSTPLAKSPLRSPSLSPVPRHSKSQQRTPPNSMTANSLGMSSAVMTPNTPSMQQQPQLQQSTPKPTSGLTVASAMAKLEQSPEETTDLEELEQFAKTFKQRRIKLGFTQGDVGLAMGKLYGNDFSQTTISRFEALNLSFKNMCKLKPLLQKWLEDADSTVAKSGGGVFNINTMTSTLSSTPESILGRRRKKRTSIETTVRTTLEKAFLMNCKPTSEEISQLSERLNMDKEVIRVWFCNRRQKEKRINPSLDLDSPTGTPLSSHAFGYPPQALNMSHMQMEGGSGSFCGSSISSGE
- the pdm2 gene encoding POU domain protein 2, isoform A; the encoded protein is MMVLQQQQQQRLWDATTTSNTNTQTQQSANVESTPTKVCHQENAATHTFMRHMSNSPTPPSPLRSLSDCGKSFEEEELELGENCEMPQNLSSKRQARELDSELENEVLDLAPPPKRLAEEQEEEKVASVNPPQPVAFAPEEMHQALQLQLHSYIEMVRQLAPEAFPNPNLATQFLLQNSLQALAQFQALQQMKQQQREDPLPSYSTPLAKSPLRSPSLSPVPRHSKSQQRTPPNSMTANSLGMSSAVMTPNTPSMQQQPQLQQSTPKPTSGLTVASAMAKLEQSPEETTDLEELEQFAKTFKQRRIKLGFTQGDVGLAMGKLYGNDFSQTTISRFEALNLSFKNMCKLKPLLQKWLEDADSTVAKSGGGVFNINTMTSTLSSTPESILGRRRKKRTSIETTVRTTLEKAFLMNCKPTSEEISQLSERLNMDKEVIRVWFCNRRQKEKRINPSLDLDSPTGTPLSSHAFGYPPQALNMSHMQMEGGSGSFCGSSISSGE